TCTGTTCTAACTTGAGCGAACGAATACAATGAATCGTTCATAAGCGTCGCAGAAATCTGTTTCATAACTGTTATACAATTATAATAGCGTCGAGTAAGTTCGAACAATGTAGAGATCAATATATATCCTAACAACAAACTCAAATGCCAATCTAGTCGTTTCTCGTTACTGGCAAATAAGTGTAATCTGCGTGATACTTATGAAAGATTCACTGTAGATAGACCCTTGGAGAAGTTTGCGTTGGAACGCGTTTGTGAATgggaaatacgcgttgttattaGCTTGCTAGATATATAGTGATTGTTGTTAGTTTGATATAGATACACATGTTACTGTTGTTTTTGTAGCTATTGTTTTTGTCGATTAACATTAACGAGTGATAGATAGTCAAGCCTAGAATCGTGTTTAATCCAAGATCCAAAGACTCGTTCAGTATTCTTAATCTTTGGAAATCTTTATTAGTCTCCTGGTTGTAACGTTGTTGTTAAATACTCGAGGAATCGTCTCGTCGTCGGTACTTTGTTATTAATGGTCGGATATCGTAGAGTCAATATACTGTTTTATTACACTAGTGTGTCTGTTCATTAGCGACAGAAAGTAAGTGAAGGTAAATGGAGTTGCAGCTTATACGTATGGCTGTTCGCATGATAcactgtttgtttttttttgttgCATCCAAAATTCCAGAGGCCTGGTTTGCGCACGTCGACACTTGCACGAAATACCCTGCAGGTGAGATAACGATCTAACATTTATTTGAAATTGTCACTTTTAGTTAGAAGCGTGACAACCGAAGTGCTCTTTACATATAGTGTAGTATAGACGTAGATTAACAAACGCGTTGTGATTATTTATTGCCTAATATTAAGCACGGCTAAACAGTTCATGAGACAATGTTTAGTTTGTGTAGTTGACGAGTGCGATTGTAATTTACATTCCATTATTATTTAGTCATCGTAGATACCACAATTTTATTAGTATGTAATTCTTAGTTGTACCATAGATGATAAGTAGTCTAGAAAAGTGCTCTAATATTTGTACATGATGTTAATAAAATCCTCCGTCCATATCTGATAATCTCCTTGAAATCCAAGCCCCACCTATGTGGGTATTTGCTtcataatattaatttgttttatCTAGACAAGCAATTATAGCTTAACAACTTCGTGGATTTTCTTGTTTCAATAGTttatttcgcttgtcgcttggaATGGAAAATTCTTTGCGTTTGTCAAGACCAAGAATGAGCTTACGTTCaaaatagtaattttattttgaatcGATTAACAATAAAATGTTGACTTTATTGCTAATTTTAATGCACGTTTAAGTTGGAAATTTTGTACGATCGTATTGCTCTATATTCTGCATTTTTATGTTGAAACTTCATTTACGCGCTTTCTATCTATTTATTAAAAACCGGTTTTCCAGTAATAGGATAGTTCAACAACAACAGGAAACTGGTAAGATAAAGGCATAGAATGTAAACGATGAATATATGGATACACATTTTGATGACAGTAATTAAATATTAGCTTCTGTTAATGGTTCGTTATCCGACCACAATAATTCTAAATGTACAAGTAGAAAATATAAAGATGTAATGCAAGAAATAacataattgaaattaattcttctAGTAAACATACATCCTACTCATCCAATTCCTATGTAGAGAAATTCCTGAGACATCTCTATAGTAATTAGAGTATGTAAGACCTACCAGTCTAGTATAgtaatatatacatatttagATCCTGTAAGGGTAGAATTAAATAATAGTATGGTTACGAGCTATTTGTTTTATATCCATCTCCATTATTTTAGGAAACTTTGAAGGAGAGACAGCAAGAGATAGAGTTTCTTCGAAGAGAAAGAGATTTAGAACGCGAACGTTTTACAAAAGCAGCGAGTCAAGCAGACCAGGCTGAACAGTCTATTATTTCAATAAAGCAAGAATATGAACAGGTACCAGTTGTTGTCTCGCAGATGTTATTCGTACAGTATGTCCACTGtaaatgaaaaaaagaaattgtcgTTATACGTAgtacgaattttaattttagtatCGCGAGAAAATGCAAAAGACAGTCACGGAAGCGGAGACAGCTCTCACGAAGTTACTTGAAGAAAAGAATGCGCTGGCTCTCCAATTAGAAGAAGAGAAGAGGAAATGCGAGGACCTACTGTTCCGCTTTGAAGAAGAGTCTGTCAATAAGGATGATATTCAGGTATACACTTTAACcattcaattattatttcagaTATAAAGAGTATATATTATGACAATAGATTACACTTAAGTGAATGTACAATAAATGAGGTAAGTATGGAAATACgcgaaaagaattttaaataagCGTCCAACGATTCTCACATTTTTCGAGCGTTAGGCGAAACATAAGCTGGAATAAAAAAGAACAGATATACACGATTTTAATTATGTTGTTTCTCATTTTACTTTATTTAGTCAGATTTCCGTTCTCCCTTTGCGTTTAAAAATATTGTCGTACAACAAATGCTTACTGGAACTATAAAGAATTGCAAGTATTACTTAAAATTAGGGAATAGATTAATATGCTTTCATTAGAATTAGGAGCTTCCCTGTTGCAAATGGTGTTGGGTAGAGATAGCTTTAATGCATATTCGAAATgagattgaaaatataaaataatcccCAAAAACATTGCATAAAGCTACGCTTTTAAGTatataaatagaaaaaaaaaattattcgacATTTCATAAGGTACGCAAAGTAATTGTATCTAGGCTGTGGGTTAACGCAAGAAACTTATCGTTTATTTTCAGAAAGAGAGAACTGAGCAATGTGTGAGTATCCCATGGCAGCCGTTTGGGCCAGCGGAAGGGTTGATGACGCTGTTTTTCTGCACCGCTTCTCTTATCGTCACTGTAGTCATGTCGTTTAGCATATCGTCACAGTTTTACCAAAAAGCTATGTGACGTCGCAATACCTCAATGCTTTCGCGACTAATTCTTTCGATCTTCGTTATAACATTAAGTGTCAGAGTTTAAGTCACAGTAGTACCATTCAATGTTCGTTTAAATTATCAGGATAGACTAAGAGATAAATGAGTATCGTAAATTGAAGGAATCGTAATTGTATCATACAATGGTCAGGTTTAGTTTCGTTATTATTTAAAAGGTGCGGGATTAACATGCTTTGCGGTGCACTGCAAAATAATTATTAAGTTTCCAGTAATTTAATTGCTTCTTTCACGCTGAATCTGTGCTTCGCGTATCAAGTAATTGTTAATACGTAATGATCACCAGCATATGAGAAATTTGATGGAtaatgtaatttatttatttatttgttaatatttcatctatttatttatttatatatttatttatttattgtaaaatttgtttcagataCTATAtgttaaatttgtatttttttttttattaattcatgTTGCACATGGTTGTATATTGTTACGTATCAGTATCAAATAATACGTTCTACATTTGTTGAAGCATATGATATAAtcatatttttgtatttcaTTACATTTATGCCTTTCTCGTAATCTGATCAGATATTACGCATATTAATCGACACAGTAAACAGTGCCCTTGTATATCTCAGTACGCTTCGTATTAGTTAATGTTTACGTGAATTGATCCATTTAGGTACTAAAGGTACTAATTTGTCATTAGGTGATAAATACTGTAAATGAAAACAGGATCAGAGATCTCGAAAAGCAATTGTTGGAAGAAAGGGAGCGTGTTGCTCAACTGGAACGCGACagtataaaattatttgaaactgaAGAGGAATTGTCACGTCTTCGCAATGAAGTGTCCAATGCTACTTCTAAAGAGAAACATCACTTGGAAGGTGCTTCAAATAACAATAATTCATTGGACGTTATTCTGCACACTCTTTACTAACGTTAAACCAATATAGATTTGCAGAATCAGAATAGAAGCCTGGAAGAAACAAAAGGTAGTCTTGAAAGAGAGGTGCACGAAAAATCCGCGCTCGTGGAACAATGCGTCGTGCAAATAAAAGAGTTGGAATCAAAATTAAACGAGAATCAAAAGGAAACATCAACGCATAAAGAATCCGAATCAAATTTGCGAACAGAATTAGACCGTGTAACGAAAGCTTTAGAAGAGAGAAGCATGTTGATAGAaaacatgaaaaaggaatttgagAGCACTGCAGATACCTTAAAAGCAGAGCTGCAACGCGCTAAAGAAACAATAGAGAATACAAAGCTAGAAAATATAAACGAAAAAGAATCGTTGGTATCCAAGTACGAAAAGATTGTTGAAGAGAAAGAAAATCTCATGGAAGTGAAAGCATTAGAGTTGTCGACTGAATCGAAAAAGCAATTAGAAGTACAAAGCATAGCTTTGGAGGATCTTAAGACAGAGAACGTCAAGGAAATCAAAAAACTTTCAGAGTCTTTCAATGATCAGCTAAATATGAGAGATTTAAGGATCGAAGAAATCACCATACAGCTTAATCAGAAAACATCCGAAACTGAAAAACTGATGAGTGAACTGTCCGCGCAAATTGATTTCGGTAAAATGAAAGATGAAGAGTTAAACGTTGCTCTGCGGAGACTAGAAGGTATGCTACAGAGTATGGTaggatacaaaatatttttaatcgaaaagtttggttttttttatgaaaatccATTTTACAGAACTGAATGAAAAGCTTAAATTAATGGAAGAAAAGAACGCTACGCTTTCCAAACAAATGCAAGAGTATCAATCAAAGGCTGATGATAGTATTAAAATAGTTCAAGAAAAGCAAAAATTAGTAAGCTCTGGTTTTTCGAATAGATTTttgttatatagggtgttctgccactcctgggaaaaattttaatggtagattctaggggccaaaataagacgaaaatcaagaataccaatttgttgatgaaggcttcgttaaacagttattaacgtttagaatcctctattaaaatttttcccaggggtggccgaacaccctgtatataaaagcCAATCGTATCGATACTAAGTGTTTTATTGGTTTAGGAGCAAGATGTAGCGTCTTTAATAGCTACCGAGGCAAATTCTTCTGCGCAATTGAAAAAATTAAGCGAAGAATTGAAAGTGAAAGAAAAGGAATTGTCGGAACTTCGTTCTACTACTGCGGCTGAAATAGAGGAATTAATTAAGCGTTATCAGAGTCAAATTGAAGAGAAATCGAAATACATCGAAGAAGTAACAGCAGACGTGTCTCAAAAGTCCGAACTGCTTAGTAAATTGGAAAAGGATATAATTGTACTGAAATCAATCCTTGCAACTAAAgacgaagaaataaaaaatcTTACTGAAAAAACTTCAGGTAAAAaacgtaaatattaaatttgattttataTTTCGTGTTCGtgagttaaaaatatttatttcttatgtTTCAGAATTGCAGGATGCTCTTACATTATCAGCGCAAACTAAGACAAATCTGGAGAGCGAACTTCGAGCTGTTGGAAACAACGTGGAAAAATTAAATCAACAGGTAGCCAGTGCGGAAAATAAAATATCACAGATAACTACTCAAAAAGAGAAACTGGTAAGTaacaattctctaaaatttctaATATGCAGGTTGTCTTAGGATTTTCCGAACAaatcttttatattatttagGAATCTGATATTGCAAATCTGGTAAGTAGTTCTGCTAATTCGTCGGAACAGCTCGTAAAATACAATGAAGATTTGCGATTGAAAGAAAAAGAGCTTGACGAATTAAAAGACAAAGCTTTTACGAGCGAAAGTACGATAAAATCATTGGAAGGGAAGTTAAGTAACACGGAAGTGGAATTAAGTAAAGCTGGTACGTTAATTCAGGATCAACGTACCGCACTAGAAGATAGTAAATCTCAAttggaaaaagaaagaaaattgaaTATGGAACTGTGCGATAAAGTGAAACAATTTGAAATGGAAAACGGTGaacttaaaaaaataataaatgaaaatgaaCGCGTTAAGGAGAATCTTATGGAAAAATCTGAAGAAACGTTGAACCTTGCGAACGAATTAAAAAATAGTCAAGAAAAAGTCACTAACCTTCAGAAACAATGTGACACATTACAAAATTCTCATAATGAAGAAATATTCTCTCTTCAAAAACAAATCGATGAAATTCAAGCGGAATTAGCTGCCTCTCAAGAAGAAACTAAGACTTTGCAAAAGATGAAATCTAAGTTAGAAGCAGACCAAAGTGCCCATCGTTGGTCTATTGAGGAATTAACGGAGAAACTGACGGCTGAAGTAGAAAGTCGTTCCAAGTTAGAGTCCTTAATATTAGAAAAAGATTCTAATTTCCAAGAAATTCAAAGTAAATATTTAGAATTACAAAAAACAAATGAAGCTTTAATAGTTAATAAGGAAACCACTGACAAAAGTCTCACAACATCATTGGATACAATGTCTAATGAAGTCAAACAACTGAAGGACAAATTAGTTGATGCAACagaaacaattaaaataaaagaagaCGCTCTTATTCAAATGACGAAATCTACTGAACAAACTGAAGCacaaatttcaaaattgaaCGATACTATCGCTTCTATGAAGGAACAACAAGCACATAGCACAGAAGAAATACAAAAAATACAAGAAGCTCTTTCAAGGAAGGAAAAGGAAGTCAGTGACATCACAGAGACAAAGAATTCTTTAGAAGATAATGTAAAGACGCTAGAAACGCAGTTGAAAAATGTAAAGgaagaattaattgaaaaaagCAATTCTCTTCAAGAAATGGAGCACACAATTAAAGAATTGCAAAACTCCAAAAATGAATCTTTGACGAAGTTGCAAAACATGTTAGAGTCTGAAATTAAATCTAAGCAAATCAAATACGAGAATGCAATCCTGGAAAACGATGAATTAGAGAAAAAGCAGCACTCGCTTCAGGGTCTGATAGATAAACAAATCCATGATTTGAGTAATAAGGAAACAGTAATCAATAAGTTAACAGCACAACTTAAAACTGCACAATTAAAGGAAGCACAAAGTAATTTGTAAGTGCATAGAAAATTGCAGACTTTCgatcttttttaaaaatatgcttGCAGCATAAATTTGTACTTTTTTTAGGGAAAAGGAAACCAAGTGGACAGAAAGAACAAATGAATTGAATCTGACACGAGAAAATATGAAGAATAATTATGATGTAAGTTCTTAATCCTTAGACGACCGCACGGGATCTGTCGAATACATTAACCtcactattttttttaaaaactcattgacttaattaaattaatacttGCATTTTAGGTAATACTCTCGTTTAATCTCTTTAATACTGTGTTGTAGTTACATGTTTCTAAGATATCTCGAATTGagtgaaattaaataattaaggcTCGGAGTTGATTGGTCTTGGGGTCCCACATAGTTCTTCACGTATTTAACAAATTGCATGCTGACTCGAATAAGCAAAttatgaattaaatttttagaggatagattAAGTAGATATGTATGTTTTTAGTAACATATTTATGAGGCACATATTTTTCGCTTTCATGagcatttttttttgttgtagTGTCTAATTGTCTATTGTCTAATTAACAAACacgttaatattaatatttgccAATAAGATTCTTGGTACATAACTTTTTTCGCTAGTGTTCGTTATAATATCATCGCGTATTTTACGTAGAAAAAATTACTTCGTCGTCTAAGGGCTAAGTATGCTTTCAAAATATAAGAATACAGGACaaataataaattgtttattcataTTTTAGGCAGCTGGGGATGTTATTGAACAACATAGAGGTAAATTTTCTAATAGTATTCATAAATCGACTCTCGCTTTAGAACTTCTTATCAACTATATCGCAAGATGTAATTGTTTATTTCAGTTGACAAAGATATCGATGTCTTAAAGTTGAAAGAAGAAAATGAAACGGCAAAAAGTCAAATAGATTTCTTGAATTCCGTGATAGTAGATATGCAGCGTAAAAACCAAGCTTTAATGTGTAAGGTCGAAGTCCTCGAAATGGGAGTACCAGCCAACGAAGCTGACGACTATACTCAGTTTGTAGCATTTTAATTTTCAGATTATCAATCACAATCCAAGTGGCAGTAAAATAGCATTTGCGTGTTAATCGTTTAATTTCAGAAACACATTGGATAAACGTATGCATACGCAACGTATGTTCTGTGATATTTGTGATCAGTTTGACTTACACGAAACAGAAGATTGTCCACGTCAAGCTCAGGATTTCCTGGAGACAGAAAAAGTTGCAAAATCGCCGAAAAAGGTATCGGTGGAAAGGCCGTACTGTGAACACTGTGAAAGTAAGAATTCATTATTCAAAGTTATACGGATTGGATTTCTTGTTGCATCTATTTACACTATTCTTTCTCCTAAACGAAATAAGcgtctaaaatttttcacaaaaaaattTTTCTACGATCGTTAAAACATGTTTATATCAACTAACACCTTTCGTAACTATATATTACTTTTTAATCGATTAAACGACAGAAATATTTGTGATGTACATGTTTTCTCTTGAATTAACTATACTAACCGCCTGCCTATTTCTATCCAGTTCCACTTATGATACcgtttgattgttttagtgtttgGACACGATACTCGTGATTGCGACGATGCCGAGACGTTTTAACAGCGTGTTATTATTCGTAGTCCTATTTCACTGTTTGTCAAAGATCCTACACACGAGAAAAGACCTGTTAAGATTTTGcaaagtatatttttatataaaagaatTAAATGCAACCGTTGTATGTATGTCTTCCCGCATAGGATGCGCGTATCCATCCAGAAAGTCCGGTGATTTGGCAAAGAACATGTGCTCCCCGTGTTAAACCCATAGCTTTAAAGTCTATATATGTTCACGGAGATCGATGACGggcaaaatttcaatttttatttgttattcaaaattttaatctaGATGAGAATTTTGCCCGTCATTGATAAAAATGTTTTTGTAATTACATTCATTCTACTTCCATCTAATTATTGAAGTACAAAGCAATAGAGTTCAATCGTAGGTCAGAATTACGGCTAAGTTAATTACGGTAAATTATCAAATCGTATAATAATTTATAAGAAGGGAGCATGCATTATCAAAGTGTGCACATTGAAATGTTAACACACATACCGTGCGAGACTCAAGGAAGTCAAATGTAATTATGTACATAACAGTTATTTATATCAATCTATAcatgtatttaatatttatttagcgtTCGGTAACGCAACACATTCAGTGATAGTTCCTTTACTTCAAGAACTAAGTGCTCGAGCCATAAGCATTAGAAGTGAGGCGTTTCTTAAGCCATTTTTGAATACTTGAATTTTGAAAACGATGATGGAAAATTTTTTGCCAATTACAGAGACGAGcaacattttattcgaataataatcgATAAAacaattaaacttttttttaagaattaaaCAAGTTTGCCTGTCTCTGACCGATTGGTGATTTATAGGTGATACATTTTTCCTGAAAGAATGTTTGTACGTCCAGTATAATGTAAGCAAATGCTTCCTGTACGCGTTGTGCTGTGCTTCTTTCGCCATCAACATCTGTACAAAAATCGTTACGGTAGAATCGTACTGTTGAGACTTGTTACTCTCTTGCCTTTCAACTTCGAGCCTTAATACAGGGTTGATAATGATCACTGAATTAGTCTTGTCTTCAAATGTACATTCGATAAATTAGAACCATGCTTTGTagttaagaaaaataaaattctaatagACTGATTACAGTATTTTTCGTAAACACGATTAAATTGTTTAAAGATAGAAATTATATACAACACAATTAGTTTCTTCCTTATACCTTTCCTGCTTTTAGTTTAAAGTTTAAATTGGGTATTCTAACATGTAAGTTTTTAAAACACAATTtctttaaaatgtttatttagTTATTCATATATACAAGTATCAGTCATTGCTTTAAGATAAATCAGGTCTCCTGTGTAATACAAAAATActatatataataatttatttacaataattGTTTATAAGCTACAGGCAATTAAAGTAACTGTGATTTAATCCAAGCCTTCCTTTTTCTCCTTAATAgcctcctgaaaaatattgaaaatataaaagacTCCAACGCAATGTAACTCACCTAaaacaatatttatattttacctTGAAACGTTCTTCGAATAACGAGAGTTCAGCTATAAGATCAGTAATTGCATGCATAAAGGCCTCGTGTGGTGTGTAGTCCGATGTTGTTTGGATTCTAATGACAAATTTGTGTTCCAGTGGATGTGGAACTTTATATCCAGCAAACAGAACTTGCGGATCCTTTAATAGTTGGCTGTTGAATAACAATAAAAAAGACTGTTGAAATGCATTTATATGTTACATTCACAGACTACGTAGAGCTGAGACTTTTGTAATATTTGtacaaaatataagaaatactgaaCTTACTTGCGAATCATATTTCCAAGAGTATGATCTTCCTTGTTAACCGTGAAGATCGCAGCATTGGGAACCTTCGTGTCTTGTTCCTTAATTATCCTAACAAAcgcatgaaaataataaatgtgTTAATGATAAAACCATCGAAATTGTAGGTTAACTGATTTACGATACGTACTTTTTCTCTCCCTCGTACAGAAGAAATGATTCGAAGGTCGGGGGTGCATTCATTTTGTCGTTGAATCACTATACACTAGACGGTTGTTAAATTTGTATTATAAAACTTGCGTTTTAACGAAAAATCACAACACTTTCTTGACATTCAATCAAGGTACTTGGCCCAAGAACTCGTCAgaaactatgccagatcacgtgtAAGTAGGCACTATAAGCAAAGTATTACgatgaaatacacgttttaaagcAGGTTGTcaaaatttatacagggtgtcccgtaaatagtgtaagagccggaaatgtggggtagctgagacgattctgaacaacaatttcctttgcaaaaatgtcggatggagcttcgtttttgaattattaacgaaaaacactgacgaatcacggcgcgcgcctgccgcgcgctcagggccgtccgaactaagagagccaccgtgtcgggtaggtagcaagatgtgcatcggagatacgtcgaggatcgaatacaaataattaaaaatactaccactgcaactgttatctctgcggattggataaatcagccagctaaatcgaatttattaattatttgtattcgctgtttccaaggaagaaggaataaaatgtgggaagatgctctcggaatttttaggaaattaattcttcgcacctgagtgacgcttctcgccagagtgtgttaaaattaaaataagaattattttcagaaaattaaaataaatacggtaagaaccatttgtaatcgtttgttattaaaaactgtactggaaaagcagactggatttgtgcgtaccgaaacattcaacgaatgcaaggggttaatagagaaataattgaaattcgccttacccatttacttgcaagttgcaatagtgccgattagtgcacccctgtcaatca
This genomic window from Colletes latitarsis isolate SP2378_abdomen chromosome 8, iyColLati1, whole genome shotgun sequence contains:
- the Clip-190 gene encoding cytoplasmic linker protein 190 isoform X4, which codes for MADQKPSGLRPPSKIGRPCSNLPPRPAVPPSPPRPSMNTSVVLTEDTDSFIIGDRVWVGGTKPGSIAYIGETQFAPGDWAGVVLDEPIGKNDGSVAGCRYFQCEPKRGIFSRLTRLTRQPLADFGMMSPTQKTPTTPPDSMRGSLAKSMSPSLNASTTSLSSTVSQRDLRIGERVIVSSTQGSKAGVLRYLGVTEFAPGEWCGVELDEPVGKNDGSVGDKRYFECRPKYGLFAPAHKVIRSPSSRRSMCMVHKPTGAALNSSLKKTGSRESLVSLSSIASTASTAARTGISTARRPGLRTSTLARNTLQETLKERQQEIEFLRRERDLERERFTKAASQADQAEQSIISIKQEYEQYREKMQKTVTEAETALTKLLEEKNALALQLEEEKRKCEDLLFRFEEESVNKDDIQKERTEQCVINTVNENRIRDLEKQLLEERERVAQLERDSIKLFETEEELSRLRNEVSNATSKEKHHLEDLQNQNRSLEETKGSLEREVHEKSALVEQCVVQIKELESKLNENQKETSTHKESESNLRTELDRVTKALEERSMLIENMKKEFESTADTLKAELQRAKETIENTKLENINEKESLVSKYEKIVEEKENLMEVKALELSTESKKQLEVQSIALEDLKTENVKEIKKLSESFNDQLNMRDLRIEEITIQLNQKTSETEKLMSELSAQIDFGKMKDEELNVALRRLEELNEKLKLMEEKNATLSKQMQEYQSKADDSIKIVQEKQKLEQDVASLIATEANSSAQLKKLSEELKVKEKELSELRSTTAAEIEELIKRYQSQIEEKSKYIEEVTADVSQKSELLSKLEKDIIVLKSILATKDEEIKNLTEKTSELQDALTLSAQTKTNLESELRAVGNNVEKLNQQVASAENKISQITTQKEKLESDIANLVSSSANSSEQLVKYNEDLRLKEKELDELKDKAFTSESTIKSLEGKLSNTEVELSKAGTLIQDQRTALEDSKSQLEKERKLNMELCDKVKQFEMENGELKKIINENERVKENLMEKSEETLNLANELKNSQEKVTNLQKQCDTLQNSHNEEIFSLQKQIDEIQAELAASQEETKTLQKMKSKLEADQSAHRWSIEELTEKLTAEVESRSKLESLILEKDSNFQEIQSKYLELQKTNEALIVNKETTDKSLTTSLDTMSNEVKQLKDKLVDATETIKIKEDALIQMTKSTEQTEAQISKLNDTIASMKEQQAHSTEEIQKIQEALSRKEKEVSDITETKNSLEDNVKTLETQLKNVKEELIEKSNSLQEMEHTIKELQNSKNESLTKLQNMLESEIKSKQIKYENAILENDELEKKQHSLQGLIDKQIHDLSNKETVINKLTAQLKTAQLKEAQSNLEKETKWTERTNELNLTRENMKNNYDAAGDVIEQHRVDKDIDVLKLKEENETAKSQIDFLNSVIVDMQRKNQALMCKVEVLEMGVPANEADDYTQNTLDKRMHTQRMFCDICDQFDLHETEDCPRQAQDFLETEKVAKSPKKVSVERPYCEHCEMFGHDTRDCDDAETF
- the Clip-190 gene encoding cytoplasmic linker protein 190 isoform X1, with the translated sequence MADQKPSGLRPPSKIGRPCSNLPPRPAVPPSPPRPSMNQMDHLWETHGRRLSEAGLRRGSDTSVVLTEDTDSFIIGDRVWVGGTKPGSIAYIGETQFAPGDWAGVVLDEPIGKNDGSVAGCRYFQCEPKRGIFSRLTRLTRQPLADFGMMSPTQKTPTTPPDSMRGSLAKSMSPSLNASTTSLSSTVSQRDLRIGERVIVSSTQGSKAGVLRYLGVTEFAPGEWCGVELDEPVGKNDGSVGDKRYFECRPKYGLFAPAHKVIRSPSSRRSMCMVHKPTGAALNSSLKKTGSRESLVSLSSIASTASTAARTGISTARRPGLRTSTLARNTLQETLKERQQEIEFLRRERDLERERFTKAASQADQAEQSIISIKQEYEQYREKMQKTVTEAETALTKLLEEKNALALQLEEEKRKCEDLLFRFEEESVNKDDIQKERTEQCVINTVNENRIRDLEKQLLEERERVAQLERDSIKLFETEEELSRLRNEVSNATSKEKHHLEDLQNQNRSLEETKGSLEREVHEKSALVEQCVVQIKELESKLNENQKETSTHKESESNLRTELDRVTKALEERSMLIENMKKEFESTADTLKAELQRAKETIENTKLENINEKESLVSKYEKIVEEKENLMEVKALELSTESKKQLEVQSIALEDLKTENVKEIKKLSESFNDQLNMRDLRIEEITIQLNQKTSETEKLMSELSAQIDFGKMKDEELNVALRRLEELNEKLKLMEEKNATLSKQMQEYQSKADDSIKIVQEKQKLEQDVASLIATEANSSAQLKKLSEELKVKEKELSELRSTTAAEIEELIKRYQSQIEEKSKYIEEVTADVSQKSELLSKLEKDIIVLKSILATKDEEIKNLTEKTSELQDALTLSAQTKTNLESELRAVGNNVEKLNQQVASAENKISQITTQKEKLESDIANLVSSSANSSEQLVKYNEDLRLKEKELDELKDKAFTSESTIKSLEGKLSNTEVELSKAGTLIQDQRTALEDSKSQLEKERKLNMELCDKVKQFEMENGELKKIINENERVKENLMEKSEETLNLANELKNSQEKVTNLQKQCDTLQNSHNEEIFSLQKQIDEIQAELAASQEETKTLQKMKSKLEADQSAHRWSIEELTEKLTAEVESRSKLESLILEKDSNFQEIQSKYLELQKTNEALIVNKETTDKSLTTSLDTMSNEVKQLKDKLVDATETIKIKEDALIQMTKSTEQTEAQISKLNDTIASMKEQQAHSTEEIQKIQEALSRKEKEVSDITETKNSLEDNVKTLETQLKNVKEELIEKSNSLQEMEHTIKELQNSKNESLTKLQNMLESEIKSKQIKYENAILENDELEKKQHSLQGLIDKQIHDLSNKETVINKLTAQLKTAQLKEAQSNLEKETKWTERTNELNLTRENMKNNYDAAGDVIEQHRVDKDIDVLKLKEENETAKSQIDFLNSVIVDMQRKNQALMCKVEVLEMGVPANEADDYTQNTLDKRMHTQRMFCDICDQFDLHETEDCPRQAQDFLETEKVAKSPKKVSVERPYCEHCEMFGHDTRDCDDAETF